The proteins below are encoded in one region of Bacteroidota bacterium:
- a CDS encoding Crp/Fnr family transcriptional regulator: MANNIISCLHCKNKSSCFEKLSDEELQFMNNHRVEIKFKKGEIICKQGSMASNIMYLKNGLAKLYFEKNKQKNLILRIISTGSMFALPSISNNILYYSAMSYEDSHVCMIDIDVFKNVMNNNAKFASEVVDIINENTIQGYERMYCLTQNHLSGRMANILLCLSENIYKNDAFELQLSRRDIAELTNMSVESVTRILRGFKDENLIELNGKHLKIMSRENLSKICEVG, encoded by the coding sequence ATGGCTAATAATATTATAAGCTGTTTACATTGCAAAAACAAAAGCTCGTGTTTTGAAAAATTATCAGATGAAGAACTTCAGTTTATGAATAATCATCGGGTTGAAATTAAATTCAAAAAAGGAGAAATTATTTGCAAGCAGGGATCAATGGCTTCAAATATTATGTACCTGAAAAATGGACTGGCAAAATTATATTTTGAAAAAAACAAACAAAAAAACCTGATTCTGCGAATTATCTCAACAGGATCAATGTTTGCCCTTCCTTCTATCTCCAACAACATCCTCTATTATTCTGCGATGAGTTATGAAGATTCCCATGTTTGCATGATCGATATAGATGTGTTTAAAAATGTGATGAACAACAACGCTAAATTTGCTTCAGAAGTTGTAGATATCATTAATGAAAATACTATTCAGGGCTATGAAAGAATGTATTGCCTGACACAAAATCATCTTTCAGGTCGTATGGCAAATATACTTTTATGCCTATCTGAGAACATTTATAAAAATGATGCGTTTGAATTGCAATTAAGTCGAAGGGATATTGCTGAATTAACCAATATGTCGGTGGAGAGTGTTACCCGTATTTTAAGAGGCTTTAAAGATGAAAACCTGATAGAATTAAATGGGAAACACTTAAAAATTATGAGCAGGGAAAACCTGTCAAAAATTTGCGAAGTCGGTTAA